The DNA sequence gtaaagaaattgaaattattatcGTCATTAAAACGTACCTCTTAATCCTTGTTGCCCAATATCATAAGCTTCTGTTAAAAATTCTTCATCTTTCTTTTGATTCAAAGAATGTACTTGACCATTGATACAGTACTTGGTACATAACGGTAAAATCTTATCCAAAGCACcttttacaaaatatatttcttgCTTATTCTGTAacatatatttacaaaaatataataaaaatatttaatataaatggtattaataattaaagaattatttaacaaattattatttaccTCTCCGTATTTGGGAGTACATTTTACAGCCATCATTTTCTGTTCGGATGAAAATGGATATTCTTGTAATCGTAGATATCTATCAGCAACTCCGTACATTCCGTATTTCATTGCCACCGCTATCAACGCACCTTCCGTTGGTTGACCAAGTAAAGTATCATTTTGCAGTATAGCATTGTTGCAAACACATCCTACTTCCAACATGTTGCTGATAGCGGTACGTGCAAGATCCATGTTGTCACATTTTCGAATTCGTACTTCTCCTTTATCATTATAACCAGCTCCAGTAACATCAGCTATATATCCTTCTGATGTCATCAGAATGGTTACAGTCATTTCATTCTTCGTAATAGTACCAGTTTTATCAGAACATATCACGTTTACACAACCTACGCATTTGACGACATAATACCTATATAtctttgtatagctttgataaATGATTATGAAACTCTATTGCACATATATTTACCCAATGTTTCCACTGTTGGTAATTTCTTCACAATGGCTTTTCTTTTAGCCATCCTCATAACACCCAATGCTAAGGTCACAGTTACAACAATAGGCAAACCTTCTGGTATAGCTGCTACTGCTAAACTCACACTGATGGTAAACATTTCGAGTATAGCTTTGCCTTGGATCCAGCCAAGAAGCATAATAATACCAATAATGCAGAATGAGTAAAAGGATAATTGAGTACCCAAAATATCCATACTTCTTTGAAGTGGTGTTTTTGGAGCTTCTTCGGCCTGCATCATTGAGAAAACTTCTCCAAATTCACTCTTTTCTCCTGTATTCACTACTATACCctatagaatattttttatacatttagaTTAATTGTACATAATTGCTACGTTATGAATCCATTGAAATTTAGTAGAGCTTACTTTTCCATTGCCACAACGCACTAATGTACCCATAAACGCAATATTTCTCTTTGTTGTTAATCCGTTAGTTTTAAGTAATGGGGCTGTTGATTTTTGTGCTGGTTCAGTTTCTCCAGTAAAACTACTCTCATCAATTGCTAAATCTATTGCTTCAAATATCCTGATATCTGCAGGTACTCTATCACCAATATTTAAGTAAACTACATCACCAGGAACTAAATTGCGTGCGAGAAATGTTTCTACGCAGCCTTCTCTTAAGctgtaaaaatatattcaaagaattattttgatattaaaattttctaacaCCTTTTAAgacattgttgtatattataaaattaaattaaaaagtttAACTTCCATTCTCAACCTAGAACTGGGCATCATTAAAATTGGACATTCTAAATAAAGGGGAGGGAATTTCACCTTATTAATCTATTGATTGGAATTGGATACTATATCTTCTGTTTTAAGAAAGCAAAGTAATACTCCATACAAAGGGTTAATATATCCTCCAAAGACCATATTTCTAGAGGAAatgttaatttaaataaatgttatcaACGATTTTTATCTTTACTAtacttaatataattttacataatttttattggacaaatatttgataaatactACAAATTTTCTTACCAGTGACAAGTTGGTGGCACCagtttatttaattcttctAAGGATTTTTCAGAACGATATTCTTGTACAAAAGCAACTGTCACCACTATTATGATAGCCTAAGAAGAGATATACTTTATTAGTATAAATgttaattaaaatgtaatttgagAAATATCATGTTGACAAGAACTATGATAAACATACCACTGTAATACTGACTGCATCATCAAATTGCCTCATACATACACTGACGAAGGCAGAACCAAGAAGTAACAGAATTAAAGGATTTTTAAACTGCAAAAAGAAAaggatataataaattttatatttcattattcatattaatttaaaattaaataatacacTGAAAACCCTTCAAGTACCTGTTCAAGATACTTTTTCCATGTTGGTTCCTCCTCTTTAACTCTGAACTCATTGAAGCCGACTAATTGTCTTCGATGATCAGCCTCCTGCCACCAAAGACCTGTTCTTATATCAACATGTAATCTAGCTGCTACTTCCTCAGCGCCAAGGCTGGCTGCTTCAGCTGTTGTTAACCACATTTCTGATGTTTGATCTTTCCCCTTAAAAAATGAAAACTAAATGTTTTCtattcaatatttttcaaatgttCGCCCAACTTTAACAGACATGAAAACGATTTTCTAACCTTTATCACGAACTTTCGTTCATTTTAAAGTAACAGataacaaatttaataaaactaGACACATTGTCCTTTTgacaaaaatatttatcttttttgcTATCAAAACACTTGCTACTCCGAGATATATATTGCCGATATTGATGATGCATTGTTAAATCCATTAAGGGATTTCCACATTTTACAGTATACATCAAAGGAACTACAAAATATctttatacaaaaaatataaacataaataatattttgtttataaatatatatacataatggaATTGTAACTGCATTTAATTTATTtgcacttgaaaaatgtaaaataaatcatCAGTGTCAAACCGACATTTAGTAAGGTGACACGTGTACCTTGTATTCTGTTTGTATTATAGGGCGTATCAATCTAACACAGAAATGGGTGCaatatatttgcaaaaataaCAAAGCATTTATAAATAagcatatttttcaataaatttttttaaaaataatgttaTCTTGTAAGGTAAAGACATTGAAATATGATTAACCACAATTTCTAACCTTGAAAAATTCACGaaactattgacaaatgtataatttacatattattattactttacTTCAAATATGATCTAAGGATATTGGTAAAAAAATGAATGattctataaaatattacgaatttacTGAATATTACAGATGGTTGTACtcaatatatatacttttttgaaaatgttttatctattacatatagatataataataaCCTCTTTACGATaactaattaatatatatacctattatatgtattttccaTTATCATATTTGAAAGTATTGTACTACGCAGTTTATGCCTGAAATAACGTTCCAATACTTTCGACTGTAAGAACTGATTCCTAAAGTACGGAAGGGGGAATTACTTTTCCAGGAACTAAcatttatataacatataattataTCTATAATTCATACGTACTCgctttgaatatttaatttacaAAGTAACAAAGAAAACAGAATTTTAATTGTTGGCTGTAAAAAATTTCCATGCAACATCAACTTTAAAATATTGTACAAATTGTAAATATTCGATTTTCCATTCCAGCAATTATCGATCCGTTTTCCATAGAATGCGCAAGGCCACATTGCTACACTTATTACCTTAGGTCAACATGTTCAGAATATTTGCTGCCTACACTACCATTGCAAACATTTCAAAATGCTGCTTCATGCCTGTGTTTTAACGCCAGAAAATTACCATTCGCAATCAATACCACCTGTATTACGCTAATAGTTAGATAATTCTCGTTATCTTCAATGCGTTAGATAGTCCATCcaaaaaaaaatgtatagatACGTTATAGATACGAttgttttcaataaaattttttaacaaacaTAAAAATGACATATCTCAACAACGGAATGAGAAAAAGATTGTTCGTAGATGAAATCAGAGGTAACAATAGGAGCTCCAGAAGGTGCTGTTGGCAGGTTAAATATTCGATCGATAGCGAAACATTTGAAGACATAATGGTAGCAATGAACTTTTCATGTTAAcatattctaaacaatttttcatttcacACTCTAATTTTACAATTCATTTTGATTCTTTCTTATGAtcctaataataaaatataaagaatgtCACTCAGAACTGTCCCTTTTTTAATAAGGAAGAGATATGATATTAAAGACTAAACCttgtttattacaaaataaaacagCGTACATAATGCCGTATAATATAGTTAAAGGGAAAAATACATTATAAAGAATAATTAAcattaaatagataaataaaaaattgcatgggaATGTTTAAAAATGCTGTAAATTCGATAATgcgatattattataatttaagatAATTCTTACCTCTTTCACCGGTACATTTTCGTTGCGTTCCTTGTCAGTAGCTGCGGTGGCAGCATCAAGTTCATTATCTTCGAAAAGTTTTTCGTATTTCTTACTCGCTGTGTCTTTCATCTCTTCTAAGCCAcgttctatttttcttttttgtttcctaGCTCGTTAATTATCGACGATATATGCCACGACGATTTTGTACGTCGCTTATTTTAAAGTCAAAATTCTTATTGGAGACAGGATTTCGCAATACCTCtttaacaatatacgttactaTCCGTCAGTCCGGTTTTACGGTTTCGAAAAAAGGAAACACACAGCTCATGGTCCGAATGAATTCCTGTCAAAACGTGTTGGCATTGAATATATACCGAATATTATGTATGTACTCATGTATTGCATATCATTGATTTTTACTAGAAGAGTGGTACCAAAATGACCGATATCTAAAATTGAGTCATAAAATaagtaaaattacaaaattggcTTGAAATAAGaactttgaaataaaagattattaattattgaatCATTTGATAACAAAAAATTTTCCGTGGATTTTatggatttttaataaaatattgtttctGTATATACTTTACTATTAAAGAAAGAATCAAGACAGCTTTTTGAACTGTGACAAAtggtataattttattaaataaagttaCGAAACAATTTTACCTaatcatagaaaataatttatttttaaaattaatttttgcaaatatttcgatTGACGACTTTTTAAATGTGTCACTCTTCTAGCACAACGTCGATGTAGTATCTATATTATAGTTGTATGTGTATATGTGAGGAAATTAAATATCTGCTGGTTCCCAGTCACGCGAAGGTCAAACGAATGCATTTCTGAAGATCCTTGGTAATTTAATTATTGTCAAATAACCAACGGCAAAAAAGACAATAATAATTTTAGTAGATTCATTGGAATGTACAAGTTGGCACGCTTGCTAGAAGATTCGAAGAATTTCAACACCTGACAGTGAGTAGAACGATATTGTATTCAGTAGAGATGGATGAATATTGTCCTCCTTAAATGATCTTGCGACACTTATTGTTTAcgatatctataaatatttaacttgatagatcatataataaaaattacatacTTATTTCTAATAAACAATCGACATGTAACGTATCGATTATTTTAAGAAGATATATTTTCAGTCAAGTTTGATGGAATCTGGAAAGAACCGGCAAAGACACTTAACCGGATAATGCTTACGACTGCTACTAACCTACttttaaattaaacaaaagAGCTTCATCGATTTCCTAAAGAAGCATATACAGATAGTAAATATCCCGAAGATtaccttaaatgaaataattattcgTCTAGTTTAATTGGAACTGCAAAATACTTTGACTTAAATTTAAACGATGCTCATTGAAACTAATAGCATTacttacatacatatgtatactacTACATCACACCAGTCGAAGTAGTCTGTTACTTTATATGGAAAAACGACATTTTAATTTTGATAGAAGATATACCAACGTACCTACAACGAATACTTTACACGTGTTATCATAAAAGGAAAAAGACAAGGAATATCGAAGAAGAGCTTcctatttaataaacgataatAGAAATCAGATAAAAGGTGAACCATACATTATATACGATTATTATCTGTTATTGGGATAAATAGTTAATTAATCGAAAACACAATTATTGTATTGTTTAGTATCAGCGATTTAATGCACTCGAGCAATTTATAATCAAACATGGGCATACAACTACGCGGTACTTATTACTCCAAATCAATAATGGAGATattttcgataaatgtatataaaccTACACCAATCTCTACGTTTTCCAAAATATGAATAAGGAAGTGAACGCACACTTGTACAGAATCTCTGAGAAAAATATCCTACCCTCAAGGATCGCGAAACCCTTTTAATATCCGAGGCACGTCGAAGGATCTAGTCTCGATGTGCTGGTAGGTAAAACACGCACAATAAAATTGCTCACAAATCGCAAATTCCGTGTGATTTATATTGCTTTCGTGGCTTCGTCTCGACGAGAATTAATTAAGCGGCCTTGTCTTCGACGAGAAATCCTACGTATACACTCATACAATAAAAAAACACTGCGAATACGATGTTCGGTTAACGTATGACTACCAAAGACCGAGTGACAAGTAGCTGACGATGTAGCGCGCAGCGCCGCTTATACCCTGCTAGTTGGGCTGAGAAAGCAGCTATATGGATGTGGATGTGTGTCGTGCATATATATAGCACGGCCTGCTGTGTGGTAGAAGTAGAGCAGACTGTGTCGATCCAGCGTACGACGACCTTAAGCTGCTGCACTTCCAAATTCGCGCATCGTTTCTTTCtaactaatattttattatactgcAATGCATTTATATCTTTTAACAGATAAAATAAGGTAGATTATAAGAACATGATGTATAAGCGATGATTATCTTTAATGTTAAATATAAGGATatattcaatattattcatgTGAATTAAAAAATCGATATCAGGCGTACGCGCGGTAATAGAAGTTGGAGGATTTTTGTCCCGTTCCCCAGATTTTTTTAGAAATCTGAATaaaaacatttgaaaatttaattatgaTTTATGATAATTTGCTATAAATAATTAATGCCAAATCTAAGTGACGGAAATTGATTGATTGAGTAGTCTAAACACACTTCGAAGTATGATTTGTGACATACGTTTGGTAAACGAAAATGTAGAATGTAAAGATGGAGAAACACTGGAATTATCGGTTATTCAATTTTCGCGCTTATCACATTGGTATAGTACGTAGAATAGTAGAATAGTTGTATGTATTTAATTGTATCATATTACAGTTTATTGGAAGCATTCAACGATGTGTAATACTATGTGTAATGTGCCTTTTTTAACCTATTATACAAAATTCTGTACAATGCACAAATACAATTCATCTTACTGAAATATCATAAAACATAATAAATCATACTTtgctattatgttattacctaattggtcaaatttttatttcattaatttacgAGTTTGAAAATGTGAATTCTATTTAGATACTGAGGTACCAAAAGATTAAAAATTGAAGTACTTaccttataatatttctaaataatacaattataatCTTTAAACATTAGCAAACTATATACTACTAAGAATTTTGTCATTAAATTTATCAACTTATTAAATGTTTCAACACATTGGGATTGGCAATGAAATTTGTTAGAATGatgttatattaaaatttcgaaatattcttATACGTATGTCATTTCTATATGCTAGTGTCTATTAATTGCATATAAAACTCAtgtatacattattattattactattatattctgtataatatatatatattcactaCTTCCAAagtagaaaaaattaattagtaAAATTTGGATTTTGAGTTTCAATCTACATAAAAGTTTTGatgataatttaataaaatacagtGGCGCTGTATTacgaaaaatacaaacaaatatCTCTTCAGATCGATTGGACCAGTCACTTAAATGGCGGTAGTTTGTATACATGTTAAGTGCCGCAGAAAAATAACCTCTGATGAAGAGGATAAAACCGGTAGAAAACGTTTCGAAATGTATCAAAACTATCTGTCCATCACCGGAGGAACTTAgtgtcataacgaataacgtaaaaTGTGATAAATGTGGACTGGTATTTAAAAATGGGCCGAGATATCGGTTACACGACCTTAAAGTACATCAACGTAAAAATTTAGATAaaacaataaaagaaaatgtacaaTATCATTGTCCGGTAGAGTCTTGTATTTATGCTCTAAAAGCCGAAAGACATTTTAGTACTATGAAATATCTTAAACAGGTTAGTGTTGTCATCGTAAAACAATAGTTTTTTTATGAAATTGATCAATGTTTCAATTACgacatgaaatttaatattctgaCATATATTTAGCATTATCTTAAAGTACATGCGAAAAAAACGTATGCATGTACTCGTTGCGAAAAAAGTTTTTCTACCGAATCAGCAAAAGAAGGCCACATGAGAGTATGTGGAATTGAATTTGTATGTTCTTGTTCAAAAATGTACAGCTCCTATGAAGCCTTGCTCACACATGCAAAACGATCTTTACATAcaataaatgataaatataaaaattctttgAGGTAAGCTGATCATgaaagataaatattttaatgttctaCTGTTTGACACATTTAAATACAATATCatcaatttatattaattattaacattttcaCAGGCGCACAAATTCTAAAACAGTGAGATTAATTCTATCAAGTAATCAAACAGAAATAAATAAACTAGTTACAATACTACCAGtaaatcaaaatgaaaataaaatatccaattctaataataatacaatgcaGAAACTTACATCAGATATTGGTATACAAACTGATGAATgcaaaaagaataaaagaatatcAAGTCCATTAAAGTATGTTAACAATAGTTGCTATCATAATGGAAAGAGTGGAATATCTAAACAGACACAGACAAGTATCCCTCAAAGAATTAGACAAAATGTAATGTCTATGGAAACACAAACGATACAAGCTTCACAAGCATTTAAGAATTCGCTGAAGCTTCAGAAACATGGAAAAAATTCTGTATCTCAAAATTCTGATTATACATTGTTAAAGGAAGACCTTAATCTTAGCAACTTTACAGCTTCAAATTTATTTCCTAGCAGTCCATTACCACTTCGCCATGATGATGGGTTACAAGATTTTTGGGAAGATAAGAGTACATCGGGTACTCAAACAATACCTGAAAAAGACATGTTTGAAGTTCTCAATGATAATGTTACTCAGACAGAGTTCGAAACATTTTATAACCATAGTACAAATCCATTGATACAGTGTACTCCGAAGAGTACGGTTGCTTTAATGACTTTACCTTATGTTGAAGAAACGTCGACTGTTGTTGAAGGATATTCCTTTGTATCCTCAAATAGCATATCACGATCAGATCCCATGCTTACAGACAAAACTTTTGATGATAAGTTTAGCAGCATAGAAACTCAAACGGAACAAGCTTATTCACAATCATTTTTTGATTCAGATCCATTAACTAGATCATTCGCTTTAAGTTCTACCATTGAAACACAAACTACAAATAATCTTGACAACATGGAActattatatagtaatacatgCACACAAACATGTAATGAAATGCTACCGACTGATTTAGGATTATCTAACATTCAAACACAAACACCTTGGACTCAACTCGAGGATACTACAGTTTCTGCTGAAACACAAACAAAGTCCTTGATATGTGAAACAGGTTGCAATATATCAATAGGTGCATGTCGTTCCTGGTTGAGTACTCAAACTAGTCACACTGAAACACAAACTGACTTACTTAGTATTTTTGAAGGTCTTCAATAATaagatattcaatttttatGCATATGGCAGtataataattgatatttagaaaaaATACTTTATGTATAAAGTGAAAATAATTTGCATTTGGTATTGTAAAATAAGACTAATTTTTCGTGTTGTTATTTAGTACTTtggtattttttatattttgttacaaaCTAATTATTTAAGTTCCTGTATATGTGCAATTTGATGATGGAATATTACGTGCATTGATCGAGAACTGTACttctttaaaaagaaaatgttttGAATTTACTGTATTACACATTAGCCACTGCCACGATTTGTTTATACATGTGTTTCCAGAATAAAAACATACACATTGCAGGCAATGTAATTCTTATACATATGACTTATTATTAAAGCTATTAATTTAAAACTTGCATTATGAAAAgtattattaatattcaatttaagTTTTAAGGGGGCAAATAAGCCTTGAATTAAAACTTGTTTTTTAACTGAAATATAATGTCATTTATACACACAAATAATATATGACAAATAAATTGAATTAAGAAATTTGAAGGTGTATAATAATAGACTCAAGTTATTGCACTTCAAAATAATCTACAGATGTAAAATATAAACTTGCTATTACAACATACATATGTTAAAAAAAACACttttcatttataaatattaattcataAGTTTTAAGATATTTTCATGTCATGTATTACGAAGATAAGacatttttttataatacaacATATGGTTTTGAAGTTTTTAACTTAATGAATTTTCTAATACATCTAAATAGAAGTATGATCTTtagattgaaatatttgcaatcGTTCGTGTGTCATATACaaagataattttaaaaaatttaattttttgtatatattgtattattactATACATTGCTTAGAAAAACATTTGTCAATTCGTATAATTACAATCTTATTCGAAAGGAGATTCATGCTTCTGAGACTCAAGAGTCATATACCCCcttaaatagaaaaatacatAAAGAATCTTGTCTGCTTGAGGTGTAATTGTTTAACTGATAGTTTCAACATTTACAAAGAAACGGAACATGTAATTTGAAACTGTACACGTAACATTGTTACAATAActattaaaatattgttttttttttaacaattgcGTTGGAATTATGCATTGAATCCCAACCAGTGTTTTCCGTTATAGCTTCATGTCAAAACGTACATATAAAAGTTAAAATCTTTAGCTTTTTCTTTGCTCGGAGCCGCATGGTGACAGATCACGGTTAAACTATTGTTTTATTCATGTTTGTTGCTAAGGTTTAAAATTACACTTAAAAGGTCATGCTTTGCCAAGCAGGGACGATATATAATTGTCGTACACCTAGAATTATATAAGTCGAAATTCAAGAGCTATTATTAACACATAAAGATACAACAAACATGATATGAATATCGTGCTTTTTAATCGAATCAAATCACTAATCGACTCCAAAACGGGTACTCAACGCAATTACGTGAGTTCAAGGAACTTATTAACACAGGTTGGGATACATGCCATAGAAGTGAAACAAGGGTAGTATGCAGAAAAAGATGTACACAAGAATGTATTAAAGTGCAGGACCAGCAGCATTATCTTCATCAAAATCTGGTAGAAAATCTTTGGTCCGGTCTTCTATCCTATTCATATTTTCAAGTACTGAAGCTAGTACTCTTAAATTGTCCACGCCAGACATTAGTTGTCTATAACGATtccaatatatattattatttgaacTACTTAATCTGGAAATCTTGTTGAAATATAACTTTTTACCTTAAAGACACTTCTGCTGATGAGGCAGCATGTCTCAAGTCACCTGCTAGTCTTTTTGCTGTCTGATTCATGTTTGAAGAACCATATTCGCTTGTATTTCCCGCCGCAATCCCAGCTCTAAGCTCTTTGTTTTCTAAACGGAGTAACGATATCTCTGTCTGCATTAACATTatgtttttcatttaataatcaAGTGCGCTATGAGATATTTAAAAAGAGACGAAAATCTATACCAACCGTTAAAGATTTAATCTCTTTTTTCAATGCTGAAATAGTACTTTCTGCATTTACCGCTCTCCTCTATAGAAACAAGATATATTATAGACATAAATTAGATATATAAAACATTCTTGTACTCACTGTACTACGTTTTAGATTATCTTCAACTTGTTCCATTGCTTTTTCAAGATGGATTGTCTCTTCATGATCCACTTCTTTTCTAGATACCAATTCTGATTCTAATAATTGAATCCTGTAACAGAcattgtataaataaattagagaatatattctattattagagataaaagaattttgaaaatttacttTTCCGATTTCTCATTAATCTGTTTTTGAGCTAATTCTAATTCCTGCCGCAATCTTTCATTTTCCAGCAGTAACTACaaaaagaattaatattttataattataaaaattataataaatatatcataATTTAAAATTCAACATTATTCATACCCTCCTTTCTGTAGTCTCTGCACTATTTGGAATAGATCCAGACTCTGTTGATAATGTTGTCCTATTATGAATAGGACCATCATTTAAAAAGTCTGGTAAAGATTTTGGAACATTTGGTTCACTTGCCCCTGAGTGAGAACAATCTCTTATAATCACATTCGACTCAGGATCAGGCTCAACTGTAGATATTGGTAAATCTAATGGAAACCCTAAATAATGAGATACTATAAATAAACAACCTACATAAATCATGCtatgattaataattaattttaacatatCACTTTAATAAATACCTAATGGTTCTGAAGTTTCAGTAGATCCTATACTAGATCTAGCAAAACCAGGTAAATTTAAATGGGCAAAACAACTTGTATTTGGTAAAGATTGATTCCTCTGAGGTATTGCTTTGTCCAAATTTCCAGTTAGATCAAACGAAAGATCACATGAAGCACTAGATCCGTTCTTTTTTGATTCATTTCTAAGTCGAGCTTGCCTCTGTTCTACACTGTTTAATGCGAAATCAGGAAGATTATCCACATCTGAAATTGTCTGTTGTTTGGGCTCATGATTTAGATAATATTGTTCTATGACCAAATGATCTTGCACAAAGTCTGGTAATTCTGTTGGATTACGAGAATAAACAGCCGAACTTTTCTCTAGATTATACTGTGTTGGAGATGAATAAACTTTTGGACGAGCTCCAGCATTTTGATAATTTATTTGTGAACCATTTTTTAAAAAATGCTTAAAGCTAAAAGGATTCTCTTCAATTCTCGACGTATTTTGCCCTGTAGAAAATAAGAAACAACAAATATTAAGCTAATTATCAGCTAAATTTTTTGACAAATACCAGGTTAAATCTAACCTGTTTGAGGCTCTGTCTCAGTACGATTCCTAGCAAAGTACTCTTTCGATGTATTTCTACAACTCCGACATCCCGTTGTTACCTCTTCTTCAGAAGATGAAGATGACGAAAACATGACCTCTCCGACGTGACGCCTCGCATTTTTAGATACGGATCGAGACGAATCATTACTTTTTTTACGACTCGCCATCATCTATGTAGAAGATCAACTTTACCGACGACCGTATCATTTGCGGTGCAGTCAAACAGTCAAAACTGCACTTAACATTTGTCACTCGCTGTCTGCAGGTCGGGTCAGGTTAGTCATACGtaactttttcttctttttcatcaCTCAAGAACTCAATGTGAACGTAGGAGCGGCGTATGTTTTAAACTTTTCTAACTGCATCTTCTGTTtcgtaatataaagttattcttATATTCAGTTCCTTATCTGAAATGAGTTGCAAGTGATCATGTATATATaaaggtatacatatatatatatatatatatatat is a window from the Bombus affinis isolate iyBomAffi1 chromosome 9, iyBomAffi1.2, whole genome shotgun sequence genome containing:
- the LOC126920657 gene encoding calcium-transporting ATPase type 2C member 1 isoform X2, coding for MKDTASKKYEKLFEDNELDAATAATDKERNENVPVKEGKDQTSEMWLTTAEAASLGAEEVAARLHVDIRTGLWWQEADHRRQLVGFNEFRVKEEEPTWKKYLEQFKNPLILLLLGSAFVSVCMRQFDDAVSITVAIIIVVTVAFVQEYRSEKSLEELNKLVPPTCHCLREGCVETFLARNLVPGDVVYLNIGDRVPADIRIFEAIDLAIDESSFTGETEPAQKSTAPLLKTNGLTTKRNIAFMGTLVRCGNGKGIVVNTGEKSEFGEVFSMMQAEEAPKTPLQRSMDILGTQLSFYSFCIIGIIMLLGWIQGKAILEMFTISVSLAVAAIPEGLPIVVTVTLALGVMRMAKRKAIVKKLPTVETLGCVNVICSDKTGTITKNEMTVTILMTSEGYIADVTGAGYNDKGEVRIRKCDNMDLARTAISNMLEVGCVCNNAILQNDTLLGQPTEGALIAVAMKYGMYGVADRYLRLQEYPFSSEQKMMAVKCTPKYGENKQEIYFVKGALDKILPLCTKYCINGQVHSLNQKKDEEFLTEAYDIGQQGLRVIGLARGTSLQDLMYVGLVGICDPPRPHVRESITTLINSGVKVKMVTGDAKETASAIASMIGLDVLHSRLISGDEIDLMSEHQLEQCINSVSVFYRVTPKHKLCIVKALQREGNIVGMTGDGVNDGVALKKADIGIAMGKNGTDVCKEAADMILVDDDFETIIAAIEEGKGIFHNIRNFVRFQLSTSIAALSLIALATLMGIPNPLNAMQILWINIIMDGPPAQSLGVEPVDKDVLKQKPRNTKEPMITRQLIINVLLSATIIIIGTLWVYNNEMTTDGNTARDTTMTFTCFVFFDMFNALSCRSQTKSIFTIGLFSNKMFLVAVTLSVIGQMLVIYFPPLQRVFQTEALSAVDILVLVGITSSVFIISEIKKLIERQLYNLRAGTRYYNKSEMDFV
- the LOC126920657 gene encoding calcium-transporting ATPase type 2C member 1 isoform X1, which encodes MKDTASKKYEKLFEDNELDAATAATDKERNENVPVKEGKDQTSEMWLTTAEAASLGAEEVAARLHVDIRTGLWWQEADHRRQLVGFNEFRVKEEEPTWKKYLEQFKNPLILLLLGSAFVSVCMRQFDDAVSITVAIIIVVTVAFVQEYRSEKSLEELNKLVPPTCHCLREGCVETFLARNLVPGDVVYLNIGDRVPADIRIFEAIDLAIDESSFTGETEPAQKSTAPLLKTNGLTTKRNIAFMGTLVRCGNGKGIVVNTGEKSEFGEVFSMMQAEEAPKTPLQRSMDILGTQLSFYSFCIIGIIMLLGWIQGKAILEMFTISVSLAVAAIPEGLPIVVTVTLALGVMRMAKRKAIVKKLPTVETLGCVNVICSDKTGTITKNEMTVTILMTSEGYIADVTGAGYNDKGEVRIRKCDNMDLARTAISNMLEVGCVCNNAILQNDTLLGQPTEGALIAVAMKYGMYGVADRYLRLQEYPFSSEQKMMAVKCTPKYGENKQEIYFVKGALDKILPLCTKYCINGQVHSLNQKKDEEFLTEAYDIGQQGLRVIGLARGTSLQDLMYVGLVGICDPPRPHVRESITTLINSGVKVKMVTGDAKETASAIASMIGLDVLHSRLISGDEIDLMSEHQLEQCINSVSVFYRVTPKHKLCIVKALQREGNIVGMTGDGVNDGVALKKADIGIAMGKNGTDVCKEAADMILVDDDFETIIAAIEEGKGIFHNIRNFVRFQLSTSIAALSLIALATLMGIPNPLNAMQILWINIIMDGPPAQSLGVEPVDKDVLKQKPRNTKEPMITRQLIINVLLSATIIIIGTLWVYNNEMTTDGNTARDTTMTFTCFVFFDMFNALSCRSQTKSIFTIGLFSNKMFLVAVTLSVIGQMLVIYFPPLQRVFQTEALSAVDILVLVGITSSVFIISEIKKLIERQLYNLRAVRLLTAACLGISVTARQYFQFAER